From Arachis stenosperma cultivar V10309 chromosome 2, arast.V10309.gnm1.PFL2, whole genome shotgun sequence, one genomic window encodes:
- the LOC130960528 gene encoding 60S ribosomal protein L27a-3-like, which translates to MTTRLKKNRKKRGHVSAGHGRIGKHRKHPGGRGNAGGMHHHRILFDKYHPGYFGKVGMRYFNKHRNKFYCPTVNIDQLWSLVPQEVKDKASAEKKAPLIDVTQNGYFKVLGKGVLPQNQPVVVKAKLISKLAEKKIKDNGGAVLLTA; encoded by the coding sequence ATGACAACCCGCTTGAAGAAGAATCGCAAGAAGCGCGGTCACGTGAGCGCTGGGCATGGTCGTATCGGAAAGCACCGCAAGCATCCTGGAGGTCGTGGTAACGCCGGTGGCATGCACCACCACCGAATCCTATTTGACAAGTACCATCCCGGATACTTCGGTAAGGTAGGTATGCGCTACTTCAACAAGCATCGCAACAAGTTTTACTGTCCAACCGTTAACATTGACCAACTCTGGTCACTCGTCCCGCAAGAGGTGAAGGATAAGGCTTCCGCGGAGAAGAAGGCTCCGTTGATCGATGTCACGCAGAACGGTTACTTCAAGGTCTTGGGAAAAGGTGTGCTCCCTCAGAACCAGCCTGTTGTCGTCAAGGCTAAGCTTATTTCCAAGCTCGCTGAGAAGAAGATCAAGGACAATGGCGGCGCCGTCCTTCTCACCGCATAA